Below is a window of Undibacterium sp. YM2 DNA.
CACCCAGGCTGGCAAGCTATTGAAAGAAGCCGGTTTTACTTTTGACCTGGCCTATACCTCGGTATTGAAACGTGCCATCCGTACCCTGTGGGGCACACTCGATGAAATGGACTTGATGTGGTTACCAGTGATCCATGACTGGCGTCTGAATGAACGTCATTACGGCGCGCTGCAAGGCTTGAACAAGGCAGAGACTGCAGCCAAATATGGCGACGAGCAAGTGCTGGTATGGCGCCGCAGCTACGATACGCCACCTCTGCCACTGGCAGAAGATGATGACCGCACGTCCTTCAATGACCCGCGCTATGCTGGCCTGGAGCGCAGCCAGATCCCGCTGACAGAATGCCTGAAAAACACGGTTGCCCGCGTCATGCCAGCCTGGGACGACAGCATTGCACCAGCCATACGCGCTGGCAAACGCATCCTGATCTCTGCCCATGGCAACAGCCTGCGCGCCCTGATCAAGATGCTAGACGGTATCAGCGACGACGATATCGTCAACCTGAATATCCCGAATGGCCAGCCACTGGTGTATGAGCTTGATGCCGACCTGAAACCAATTAAACATTATTATCTGGGTGACCAGGAAGCCATCGCCGCGGCCTTGCAAGCTGTGGCCAGCCAGGGCAAGTCCAAATAATAAGTATTGAATGCCATTTAACACCAAGTCTTCACCGCTTTTAATAGCAAGTTTGCTGTGCCTGGCTCTGGCAGGCACAGCATCGTCTGCCATGGCCGCCAGCAATGCCCGCGCCCAGCAGAAAAACAAGGCAGAAGCAGACCGGGCCGAGTTGCAAAACCGCCTGAAGTCCTTGAAAAACGATATAAATAAAACCGAGACTGCCAAGGACAATGCCAGCGATGCCCTGGCTGAATCAGAAAAA
It encodes the following:
- the gpmA gene encoding 2,3-diphosphoglycerate-dependent phosphoglycerate mutase, whose amino-acid sequence is MYKIVLMRHGESTWNLDNRFTGWTDVDLTAKGVAEATQAGKLLKEAGFTFDLAYTSVLKRAIRTLWGTLDEMDLMWLPVIHDWRLNERHYGALQGLNKAETAAKYGDEQVLVWRRSYDTPPLPLAEDDDRTSFNDPRYAGLERSQIPLTECLKNTVARVMPAWDDSIAPAIRAGKRILISAHGNSLRALIKMLDGISDDDIVNLNIPNGQPLVYELDADLKPIKHYYLGDQEAIAAALQAVASQGKSK